Proteins from a single region of Thunnus albacares chromosome 16, fThuAlb1.1, whole genome shotgun sequence:
- the LOC122965686 gene encoding NACHT, LRR and PYD domains-containing protein 3-like: MFNVQMSGEGGEMVESNPEEDLLKTLESFGEDDFKKFKWYLEQPMVLEGLPAIPYYKLEKADRLDTVNLMVQTYSENILQQTTRTCSNISLSFTLSLLFVHSEILAQCQHELKSKLKKKFQCLFETIAKAGNSKLLEEIYTEIYIVMEETREVNIEHEIRQIETASRKPDRPETTIRQEDIFKASPGRDEPIRTVMTKGVAGIGKTVLTQKFTLDWAEDKANQDIQFTFPFTFRELNVLKEKKYSLVELVHHFFTETKEAGICRFEEFQVVFIFDGLDECRLPLDFHNNEILTDVTESTSVDVLLTNLIRGKLLPSARLWITTRPAAANQVPPWCVGMVTEIRGFTDPQKVEYFRKRFSDKKQVSTIISHIKTSRSLHIMCHIPVFCWITATVLEDVLKSRERGELPKTLTEMYIHFLVVQSKLKNVKYDGGAETDPHWSPESRKMIESLGKLAFEQLQKGNLIFYVSDLTECGIDIKAASVCSGVFTQIFKEERGLYQDKVFCFVHLSVQEFLAALHVHLTFINSGVNLLAEKQTTSWWAKVLGGKSTRFYQSAVDEALKSPNGHLDLFLRFLLGLSLQTNKTLLRGLLKQTGKSSQTNQKTVQYIRKMISENLSAERSINLFHCLNELNDDSLVKEIQQYLRSESLSTDKLSPAQWSALVFILLSSEKDLDVFDLKKYSASEEALLRLLPVVKASNKALLSLCNLSERSCAALSAVLSSQSSSLRELDLSNNDLQDSGVKLLFAGLESPHCRLETLSLSGCLITEEGCASLASALSSNPFHLRELEVSYNHPGHSGKKMLSAGLEDPHWRLDTLRLDHGGEHRLKPGLKKYFCELTLDTNTVNRNLKLSDNNRKVTRVRENQLYPDHPDRFDFYCQLLCRNDLTGRCYWEVEWRGSVDISVTYRRISRKGDSDDCEFGWNDQSWSLKCSINHSVPPPTSSEHSMQEITSSVSNRVAVYVDCAAGTLSFYRVSSDTLIHLHTFNTIFTEPLYPGFGFGSYGSSVSLCPLSEEESPPV, from the exons ATGTTCAATGTGCAGATGAGCGGAGAG GGGGGAGAAATGGTGGAATCTAACCCTGAAGAGGACCTCTTGAAAACTTTAGAGAGTTTTGGAGAAGATGActttaaaaaattcaaatgGTACCTGGAGCAGCCTATGGTCCTGGAAGGCCTCCCTGCAATCCCATACTATAAACTGGAGAAGGCGGACCGGTTGGACACAGTGAATCTGATGGTGCAGACCTACAGCGAAAACATTTTGCAG CAAACTACTAGAACTTGCTCTAACATTAGTCTCTCATTTACGttgtctcttttgtttgttcattcagaGATTCTTGCCCAGTGTCAGCATGAACTCAAATCCAAGCTGAAGAAGAAATTTCAATGTTTGTTCGAGACAATCGCAAAAGCAGGAAATTCAAAACTTCTAGAAGAGATCTACACTGAGATCTACATCGTAATGGAAGAAACTCGAGAGGTCAACATCGAACATGAAATCAGgcagattgaaacagcatccaggaaaccagacagaccagaaacaacaatcagacaagaagacatctttaaagcctcacctggaagagatgaaccaatcagaacagtgatgacaaagggagtggctggcattgggaaaacagtcttaacacagaagttcactctggactgggctgaagacaaagccaaccaggacatacagttcacatttccattcactttcagagagctgaatgtgctgaaagagaaaaagtacagcttggtggaacttgttcatcacttctttactgaaaccaaagaagcaggaatctgcagatttgaagagttccaggttgtgttcatctttgacggtctggatgagtgtcgacttcctctggacttccacaacaatgagatcctgactgatgtcacagagtccacctcagtggatgtgctgctgacaaacctcatcagggggaaactgcttccctctgctcgcctctggataaccacacgacctgcagcagccaatcaggtcCCTCCTTGGTGTGTTGGTATGGTGACAGAGatcagagggttcactgacccacagaaggtggagtacttcaggaagagattcagtgATAAGAAGCAGGTCAGCaccatcatctcccacatcaagacatcacgaagcctccacatcatgtgccacatcccagtcttctgctggatcactgctacagttctggaggatgtgttgaaaagcagagagcgaggagagctgcccaagaccctgactgagatgtacatccacttcctggtggttcagtccaaactgaagaacgtcaagtatgatggaggagctgagacagatccacactggagtccagagagcaggaagatgattgagtctctgggaaaactggcttttgagcagctgcagaaaggcaacctgatcttctatgtatcagacctgacagagtgtggcatcgatatcaaagcagcctcagtgtgctcaggagtgttcacacagatctttaaagaggagagagggctgtaccaggacaaggtgttctgctttgtccatctgagtgttcaggagtttctggctgctcttcatgtccatctgacattcatcaactctggagtcaatctgctggcagaaaaacaaacaacatcttGGTGGGCTAAAGTGTTAGGAGGAAAATCAACACGtttctaccagagtgctgtggacGAGGCCTTAAAGAGcccaaatggacacctggacttgttcctccgcttcctcctgggtctttcactgcagaccaataaGACACTCCTTCGAGGTCTGCTGAAACAGACAGGAAAGagctcacagaccaatcagaaaacagtcCAGTACATCAGGAAGATGATCAGTGagaatctgtctgcagagagaagcatcaatctgttccactgtctgaatgaactgaatgatgaTTCTTTGGTGaaggagatccaacagtacctgagATCGGaaagtctctccacagataaattgtctcctgctcagtggtcagctctggtcttcatcttactgtcatcagaaaaagatctggatgtgtttgacctgaagaaatactctgcttcagaggaggctcttctgaggttgctgccagtggtcaaagcttCGAATAAAGCTCT GCTGAGTctctgtaacctctcagagagaagctgtgcagctctgtctgcagttctcagctcccagtcctccagtctgagagagctggatctcaGTAACAATGACCTGCAGGACTCAGGAGTGAAGCTACTGtttgctggactggagagtccacactgcagactggaaactctcag TCTGTCAGgctgtctgatcacagaggaaggctgtgcttctctggcctcagcgctgagctccaaccccttccatctgagagagctggaagtgagctacaatcatccaggacACTCAGGAAAGAAgatgctgtctgctggactggaggatccacactggagactggacactctcag gTTGGACCATGGTGGAGAACACAGGTTAAAACCTGGTCTGAAAAAGT atttctgtgaactcacactggacacaaacacagtaaacagaaacctcaaactgtctgataacaacaggaaggtgacacgTGTGAGAGAGAATCAGTtatatcctgatcatccagacagatttgacttttactgtcagctgctgtgtagaaatgatctgactggtcgctgttactgggaggtcgagtggagaggaagTGTTGATATATCAGTGACTTACAGAAGAATCAGCAGGAAAGGAGACAGTGATGACTGTGAGTTTGGAtggaatgatcagtcctggagtctgaaATG ctctatCAACCACTCCGTCCCTCCCCCCACATCCTCAGAGCACTCCATGCAGGAAAtaacctcctctgtctctaacagagtagcagtgtatgtggactgtgctgctggcactctgtccttctacagagtctcctctgacacactgatccacctccacaccttcaatACCATATTCACTGAACCTCTCTATCCTGGGTTTGGGTTTGGGTCATATGGTTCCTCAGTGTCCTTGTGTCCTCTATCtgaggaagagtctcctcctgtgtag
- the LOC122999435 gene encoding NLR family CARD domain-containing protein 3-like, which yields MDQCEDREEGVPPSKSSLCGEHDSQTKAQRIHQKRQSYPEPSCVSMKSDRSVNRPINFRHGHQSADQRVHQQSSEVLSGQSVQQHQTHLDSIFMLLEENIISFVKNELKKIQKVVSPDYPECLESQSEDEEVLDGEDEEQRRSSREAFLMITLQFLRRMKQEELADRLQNRTRAAECRYKLKSNLKEKFQCVFEGIAKAGNPTLLNQIYTELYITEGGTAEVNDEHEVRQIETASKKPDRPETTIRQEDIFKASPGRDEPIRTVMTKGVAGIGKTVLTQKFTLDWAEDKANQDIQFTFPFTFRELNVLKEKKYSLVELVHHFFTETKEAGICRFEEFQVVFIFDGLDECRLPLDFHNNEILTDVTESTSVDVLLTNLIMGKLFPSARLWITTRPAAANQIPPECVGMVTEVRGFTDPQKEEYFRKRFRDEEQASTIISHIKTSQSLHIMCHIPVFCWITATVLEHLLKIREGGELPKTLTEMYINFLVVQLKLKNVKYDGGAETDPHWNPESRKMIESLGKLAFEQLQKGNLIFYESDLTECGIDIRAASVCSGVFTQVFKEERGLYRNKVFCFVHLSIQEFLAALHVHLTFINSGVNLLAEEQTTSQFSKVFKDKPKLKHLYQSAVNEALKSPNGHLDLFLRFLLGLSLQTNQTLLQGLLTQTGSSSQTNQKTVEYIKKKISENLSAERSINLFHCLNELNDRSLVEEIQQYLRSGSLCTDKLSPAQWSALVFILLSSEKDLDVFDLKKYSASEEALLRLLPVVKASNKALLSSCNLSERSCAALSSVLSSQSSSLRELELSNNNLQNSGVQLLSAGLESPHCTLETLSLSGCLVTEEGCASLVSALNSSPSHLRELDVSYNHPGKSGEKLLSAKLKDPHWRLDTLRLDHGGEQWLKPGLKKYFCELTLDTNTVNRELKLSDNDRKVTCVGEDQSYPDHPDRFDFWPQLLCRNGLTGRCYWEVEWRGRVYISVTYRRISRKGDSDDCLFGFNDQSWCLRCSDDGYSVRHNKTVTSIPSSSSSSSSSSSVSNRVAVYVDCPAGTLSFYRVSSDTLIHLHTFNTTFTQPLYPGFRLWSLGSSVSLCRLSEEESPPV from the exons atggatcagtgtgaggacagagaggagggagtccctccctctaaaagctctctgtgtggggaacatgacagccagaccaaagctcagag gatccatcagaaaagacaaagttaccctgaacccagctgtgtgtccatgaagagtgaccggtctGTGAATCGACCTATTAACTTCAGACATGGACATCAGTCTGCtgatcagag agttcatcagcagagctcagaggttctcagtggtcagtctgtccagcagcatcaaacacacctggactccatatttatg ctgctggaggagaacatcaTCAGTTTTGTGAAGAACGAGCTGAAGAAGATCCAGAAGGTTGTGAGtccagattacccagaatgcttagagagtcagagtgaggatgaggaggtgttggatggtgaggatgaagagcagaggaggagcagcagagaggcatttctgaTGATCACACTGCAGTttctgaggagaatgaagcaggaggagctggctgaccgtctgcagaaca gAACTCGTGCTGCAGAGTGTCGATAtaaactcaagtctaacctgaaggagaagttccagtgtgtgtttgaggggattgctaaagcaggaaacccaacccttctgaatcagatctacacagagctctacatcacagagggagggactgcagaggtcaatgatgaacatgaggtcagacagattgaaacagcatccaagaaaccagacagaccagaaacaacaatcagacaagaagacatctttaaagcctcacctggaagagatgaaccaatcagaacagtgatgacaaagggagtggctggcattgggaaaacagtcttaacacagaagttcactctggactgggctgaagacaaagccaaccaggacatacagttcacatttccattcactttcagagagctgaatgtgctgaaagagaaaaagtacagcttggtcgaacttgttcatcacttctttactgaaaccaaagaagcaggaatctgcaggtttgaagagttccaggttgtgttcatctttgacggtctggatgagtgtcgacttcctctggacttccacaacaatgagatcctgactgatgttacagagtccacctcagtggatgtgctgctgacaaacctcatcatgGGGAaactgtttccctctgctcgcctctggataaccacacgacctgcagcagccaatcagatccctcctgagtgtgtcggcatggtgacagaggtcagagggttcactgacccacagaaggaggagtacttcaggaagagattcagagatgaggagcaggccagcacaatcatctcccacatcaagacatcacaAAGCCTCCATatcatgtgtcacatcccagtcttctgctggatcacagctacagttctggagcatTTGTTGAAAatcagagagggaggagagctgcccaagaccctgactgagatgtacatcaacttcctggtggttcagttGAAACTGAAGAACgtcaagtatgatggaggagctgagacagatccacactggaatccagagagcaggaagatgattgagtctctgggaaaactggcttttgagcagctgcagaaaggcaacctgatcttctatgaatcagacctgacagagtgtggcatcgatatcagagcagcctctgtgtgctcaggagtgttcacacaggtctttaaagaggagagagggctgtaccGGAACAAGGTGTTCTGCTTTGTCCATCTGAgcattcaggagtttctggctgctcttcatgtccatctgacattcatcaactctggagtcaatctgctggcagaagaacaaacaacatcccaGTTTTCTAAAGTCTTTAAAGACAAACCTAAACTAAAACATctctaccagagtgctgtgaATGAGGCCTTAAAGAGTCCAAATGGCCActtggacttgttcctccgcttcctcctgggtctttcactgcagaccaatcagactctcctacaaggtctgctgacacagacaggaagtagctcacagaccaatcagaaaacagtcgagtacatcaagaagaagatcagtgagaatctgtctgcagagagaagcatcaatctgttccactgtctgaatgaactgaatgatcgttctctagtggaggagatccaacagtacctgagatcaggaagtctctgcacagataaactgtctcctgctcagtggtcagctctggtcttcatcttactgtcatcagaaaaagatctggatgtgtttgatctgaagaaatactctgcttcagaggaggctcttctgaggctgctgccagtggtcaaagcttCAAATAAAGCTCT GTTGAGTagctgtaacctctcagagagaagctgtgcagctctgtcctcagttctcagctcccagtcctctagtctgagagagctggagttGAGTAACAACAACTTGCAAAATTCGGGAGTCCAGCtgttgtctgctggactggagagtccacactgcacactggaaactctcag tctgtcaggatgtctggtcacagaggaaggctgtgcttctctggtctcagctctgaactccagcccctcccatctgagagagcttgacgtgagctacaatcatccaggaaaGTCAGGAGAGAAACTTCTGTCTGCTAAACTgaaggatccacactggagactggacactctcag gTTGGACCATGGTGGAGAGCAGTGGttaaaacctggtctgaagaagt atttctgtgaactgacactggacacaaacacagtaaacagagaactcaaactgtctgacaatgACAGGAAGGTGACATGTGTGGGAgaggatcagtcatatcctgatcatccagacagatttgacttctggcctcagctgctgtgtagaaatggtctgactggtcgctgttactgggaggttgagtggagaggaagagtttaTATATCAGTGACTTACAGAAGAATCAGCAGGAAAGGAGACAGTGATGACTGTTTGTTTGGATTTAATGATCAGTCCTGGTGTCTGAGATGCTCTGATGATGGTTACTCTGTCCGTCACAATAAGACAGTAACatccatcccctcctcctcctcttcctcctcctcctcctcctctgtctctaacagagtagcagtgtatgtggactgtcctgctggcactctgtccttctacagagtctcctctgacacactgatccacctccacaccttcaacaccacattcactcagcctctgtatcCTGGGTTCAGGCTCTGGTCGCTtggttcctcagtgtctctgtgtcgTCTGTCtgaggaagagtctcctcctgtgtag